From Halomicrobium salinisoli, the proteins below share one genomic window:
- a CDS encoding 50S ribosomal protein L39e translates to MGKKSKAKKQRLAKLDNQNSRVPAWVILKTDRETQRNPKRRNWRRSSTDE, encoded by the coding sequence ATGGGTAAGAAGTCGAAGGCCAAGAAACAGCGGCTCGCGAAACTCGACAACCAGAACAGTCGCGTCCCGGCGTGGGTCATCCTCAAGACGGACCGCGAAACGCAGCGCAACCCCAAGCGTCGCAACTGGCGGCGTAGCAGCACGGACGAATAA
- a CDS encoding translation initiation factor IF-6 encodes MLRAAFSGSAYVGVFARATDQCLLVRPDVEDDLAADLEAELEVPVVPTTVGGSGTVGALATGNENGLLVSSRVRETERERIAEAVDLPVYELPGRINAAGNVVLCNDAGAYVHADLSREAVQAVEDALEVPVERGTLADVETVGTAAVTTDRGVLCHPKATDPELDALEELLGVPADIGTVNYGAPLVGSGLLANDAGYVVGRDTTGPELGRIEDALGYID; translated from the coding sequence TTGCTCCGCGCGGCCTTCTCCGGTTCGGCGTATGTCGGCGTCTTCGCGCGCGCGACCGACCAGTGCCTGCTGGTCCGTCCCGACGTCGAGGACGACCTCGCCGCGGACCTCGAGGCGGAGTTGGAGGTCCCGGTCGTCCCGACGACCGTCGGCGGGTCCGGCACCGTCGGCGCGCTGGCGACGGGCAACGAGAACGGCCTGCTGGTCTCCAGTCGCGTCCGCGAGACGGAGCGCGAGCGCATCGCCGAGGCCGTGGACCTGCCGGTGTACGAACTGCCGGGGCGGATCAACGCCGCCGGCAACGTCGTCCTCTGCAACGACGCGGGGGCGTACGTCCACGCCGACCTCTCGCGGGAGGCCGTTCAGGCCGTCGAGGACGCCCTCGAGGTCCCCGTCGAGCGCGGGACGCTGGCCGACGTCGAGACGGTCGGCACCGCCGCCGTCACGACCGACCGCGGGGTGCTCTGTCACCCCAAGGCCACCGACCCCGAACTCGACGCCCTCGAGGAGCTGCTGGGCGTTCCCGCCGACATCGGGACGGTCAACTACGGCGCGCCGCTCGTCGGCTCGGGCCTGCTGGCCAACGACGCCGGCTACGTCGTCGGCCGGGACACGACGGGCCCGGAACTGGGCCGCATCGAGGACGCGCTGGGCTACATCGACTGA
- the ftsY gene encoding signal recognition particle-docking protein FtsY produces MFDGLKDKLGSFTSDVEEDVDEEAAEAAEEAAEEEPTDEEAAAEATESEAEPAPGAEPEPDAATEPDVEDDAASDAEAKPDEAGADAEDAASEADANADAEDAASEAGADEEDDDGGRGVLGRAKVLATGKSVIDEDDLDDHLDDLEMALLSSDVEMGVAQEILDGVKENLVGETRRRLESTGNLVQDALREALYDVISVGQFDFEERIAEADKPVTIVFTGVNGVGKTTTIAKLSERLENHGISTVLANGDTYRAGANEQLQKHADNLDRTLISHEQGSDPAAVLYDAVEYAEANDVDVVLGDTAGRLHTSDDLMAQLEKIDRVIDPDMTIFVDESVAGQDAVNRAREFDDAAEVDGAVLTKADADPQGGAAISIAHVTGKPILFLGTGQDYDDLEPFDPEEVVDRLLPEE; encoded by the coding sequence ATGTTCGACGGACTGAAAGACAAGCTCGGCAGTTTCACGTCCGACGTCGAGGAGGACGTGGACGAGGAGGCCGCCGAGGCTGCCGAGGAGGCGGCTGAGGAGGAACCGACGGACGAGGAAGCCGCCGCCGAAGCGACCGAGTCCGAGGCGGAGCCGGCCCCCGGAGCCGAACCGGAGCCCGACGCGGCGACCGAGCCGGACGTCGAGGACGACGCCGCGTCCGACGCCGAGGCAAAGCCCGACGAGGCGGGCGCCGACGCCGAAGACGCAGCGTCCGAGGCCGACGCCAACGCCGACGCCGAAGACGCGGCGTCCGAGGCGGGCGCCGACGAGGAAGACGACGACGGCGGCCGCGGCGTCCTCGGGCGCGCCAAGGTCCTCGCGACGGGCAAGTCCGTCATCGACGAGGACGACCTCGACGACCACCTCGACGACCTCGAGATGGCGCTGCTGTCCAGCGACGTGGAGATGGGGGTCGCCCAGGAGATCCTCGACGGCGTGAAGGAGAACCTCGTGGGCGAGACCCGCCGTCGGCTGGAGAGCACCGGCAACCTCGTCCAGGACGCGCTCCGTGAGGCGCTGTACGACGTGATCAGCGTCGGCCAGTTCGACTTCGAGGAGCGCATCGCCGAGGCCGACAAGCCGGTCACCATCGTGTTCACCGGCGTCAACGGCGTCGGCAAGACCACGACCATCGCGAAGCTCTCGGAGCGGCTGGAGAACCACGGCATCTCGACGGTGCTGGCCAACGGCGACACCTACCGGGCCGGCGCCAACGAGCAGCTCCAGAAGCACGCGGACAACCTCGACCGGACCCTGATCTCCCACGAGCAGGGCTCGGACCCGGCCGCTGTGCTCTACGACGCCGTCGAGTACGCCGAGGCCAACGACGTCGACGTCGTGCTGGGCGACACCGCCGGCCGCCTGCACACCTCCGACGACCTGATGGCGCAACTGGAGAAGATCGACCGGGTCATCGATCCGGACATGACCATCTTCGTCGACGAGTCGGTCGCGGGCCAGGACGCGGTCAACCGCGCCCGCGAGTTCGACGACGCCGCGGAGGTCGACGGCGCCGTCCTCACGAAGGCCGACGCCGACCCGCAGGGCGGCGCGGCAATCTCCATCGCCCACGTGACGGGCAAGCCGATCCTCTTCCTGGGGACCGGGCAGGACTACGACGACCTCGAACCGTTCGACCCCGAGGAGGTCGTCGACCGCCTGCTCCCCGAGGAGTAG
- the pfdA gene encoding prefoldin subunit alpha, protein MSLGGGGGGGQMQQVAQEIEQIEQEQEAVEEEIESLREEQTDIDEAIEAIGTLESGATVQVPLGGDAYARAEIADIDEIVVSLGGGYSAERDQDGAVDSLETKKDTIDDRIEELESQIAELESEKEQLEQQAQQMQQQQMQQMMQQEEQGDE, encoded by the coding sequence ATGAGCCTGGGTGGCGGCGGCGGTGGCGGCCAGATGCAGCAGGTCGCACAGGAGATCGAGCAGATCGAACAGGAGCAGGAGGCCGTCGAGGAGGAGATCGAGAGCCTGCGCGAGGAGCAGACCGACATCGACGAGGCCATCGAGGCCATCGGGACCCTCGAGTCCGGCGCGACGGTGCAGGTGCCGCTGGGCGGCGACGCCTACGCCCGCGCCGAGATCGCCGACATCGACGAGATCGTCGTCTCGCTGGGCGGCGGCTACTCCGCCGAGCGCGACCAGGACGGCGCCGTCGACAGCCTCGAGACCAAGAAGGACACCATCGACGACCGGATCGAGGAGCTCGAGTCCCAGATCGCGGAGCTGGAGTCCGAGAAGGAGCAGCTGGAGCAGCAGGCCCAGCAGATGCAGCAACAGCAGATGCAGCAGATGATGCAGCAGGAAGAGCAGGGCGACGAGTAA
- a CDS encoding ZIP family metal transporter, whose translation MGLAADLAVVFVAGLVTALATGVGALPFFLVEEFDDRWNVALWGLASGIMVAASLFGLVREGLAYGDAWLLAPGALAGVALVAAGHAVVDGVDPDPGEYERADFRKLVLILGVLTVHSFPEGVAVGVSFAELGFADAETVTVAGVALPVLAAFMTVAISIHNVPEGVAVAIPLRSLGVGEWRMVWWAVFSSLPQPVGAVLAFAFVSLARGLLPLGFGFAAGAMVSLVATEFVPEALERGRDLSGGGRREFVAGALVGALAMVPLALV comes from the coding sequence ATGGGGCTGGCAGCGGACCTCGCGGTGGTCTTCGTGGCCGGGCTGGTGACCGCGCTGGCGACCGGCGTCGGGGCGCTCCCGTTCTTCCTGGTCGAGGAGTTCGACGACCGCTGGAACGTCGCGCTGTGGGGGCTCGCCTCGGGGATCATGGTCGCCGCGTCGCTGTTCGGACTGGTCCGGGAGGGGCTAGCCTACGGCGACGCCTGGCTGCTCGCTCCGGGCGCGCTGGCCGGCGTCGCGCTCGTCGCCGCCGGCCACGCGGTCGTCGACGGCGTCGACCCCGACCCCGGGGAGTACGAGCGCGCGGACTTCCGGAAGCTCGTGCTCATCCTCGGCGTACTGACCGTCCACAGCTTCCCGGAGGGCGTCGCCGTCGGCGTCTCCTTCGCGGAACTGGGCTTCGCCGACGCCGAGACGGTGACCGTCGCGGGCGTCGCGCTCCCGGTCCTCGCCGCGTTCATGACCGTCGCCATCTCGATCCACAACGTCCCGGAGGGGGTGGCCGTCGCCATCCCGCTGCGCTCGCTCGGCGTCGGCGAGTGGCGGATGGTGTGGTGGGCAGTCTTCTCCTCGCTGCCCCAGCCCGTCGGCGCCGTGCTCGCCTTCGCCTTCGTCTCGCTGGCTCGCGGACTCCTCCCGCTGGGGTTCGGGTTCGCCGCGGGCGCGATGGTCTCCCTCGTCGCCACCGAGTTCGTCCCCGAGGCCCTGGAGCGGGGCCGGGACCTCTCCGGCGGCGGCCGCCGGGAGTTCGTCGCCGGTGCCCTCGTCGGCGCCCTGGCGATGGTCCCGCTCGCGCTCGTTTAG
- a CDS encoding carbohydrate-binding protein — MVGSTGRENGGSVSDTGPSEPSGDRTERGGVDERPGRERHEVPGRISGGSYHEYRYVREVDDGPIAEDGGVGWLASDEWLAYDVDVARPGEYEVSARVAAEADYGGGTFGVVVDRTPLKAVTFDATGGWYDWETAGTTVELPAGLHTLRLVVLTGGWNLGSLRIE, encoded by the coding sequence ATGGTGGGTTCGACCGGTCGGGAGAACGGGGGGAGCGTCAGCGATACCGGCCCGTCGGAGCCGTCGGGCGACCGAACCGAGCGGGGCGGCGTCGACGAACGCCCCGGTCGGGAGCGCCACGAGGTCCCCGGACGGATCTCCGGCGGGAGCTACCACGAGTACCGCTACGTCCGCGAGGTCGACGACGGCCCCATCGCCGAGGACGGCGGGGTCGGCTGGCTCGCGAGCGACGAGTGGCTCGCCTACGACGTGGACGTCGCGCGGCCGGGCGAGTACGAGGTCAGCGCCCGGGTCGCCGCGGAGGCCGACTACGGCGGCGGCACGTTCGGCGTCGTGGTCGACCGGACGCCGCTGAAGGCCGTCACGTTCGACGCCACCGGCGGGTGGTACGACTGGGAGACCGCCGGGACGACCGTCGAACTCCCGGCCGGCCTGCACACGCTTCGGCTGGTGGTCCTCACCGGCGGCTGGAACCTGGGGTCGCTGCGAATCGAGTAG
- a CDS encoding 50S ribosomal protein L31e encodes MSASDFEERVVTVPLRDANAAPSQERADRAMSIVRQHLAKHFAVEEDAIRLDPSINEAIWERGRSNPPRKLRVRAARFDEEGESVVEAETA; translated from the coding sequence ATGAGCGCGAGCGACTTCGAGGAGCGGGTCGTCACGGTTCCGCTCCGCGACGCGAACGCGGCGCCGAGCCAGGAGCGGGCCGACAGGGCGATGTCCATCGTCCGCCAGCACCTGGCCAAGCACTTCGCGGTCGAAGAGGACGCCATCCGCCTGGACCCCTCGATCAACGAGGCCATCTGGGAGCGGGGCCGCTCGAACCCGCCGCGGAAGCTCCGCGTCCGGGCCGCCCGCTTCGACGAAGAGGGCGAGAGCGTCGTCGAAGCAGAGACGGCGTAG
- a CDS encoding DUF424 domain-containing protein, with protein MILNERETEEGLLVSVCDPDVMGETFENGKVSLTVDEEFYGGEEADEQAVVESLAKCTTANLVGEESVALAIEHGFVDEENVLDLDGTRHAQLLWM; from the coding sequence ATGATACTCAACGAGCGCGAGACAGAGGAGGGGCTGCTCGTCTCCGTCTGCGACCCCGACGTGATGGGCGAGACCTTCGAGAACGGCAAGGTCTCGCTGACCGTCGACGAGGAGTTCTACGGCGGCGAGGAGGCCGACGAGCAGGCGGTCGTCGAGAGCCTCGCGAAGTGCACGACGGCCAACCTCGTCGGCGAGGAGAGCGTCGCGCTGGCCATCGAACACGGGTTCGTCGACGAGGAGAACGTCCTCGACCTCGACGGGACCCGCCACGCGCAGCTGCTCTGGATGTGA
- a CDS encoding tetratricopeptide repeat protein, which translates to MTDREPDDHEFSSGQGFDDPYEGFDLETPELSVDTDKVDPVDSRVLTDMLDEDSVAADEVDAEQLIDVGVSYVHINRHEQAADTFERAARFTDDERLQQEAWTNKGAAHAEMEEWDAAVGAYKEALNVAEESDHAATAETNLAYALWESGRTEQALEHAERAVEIDPRFAEGWYNRGFFLLERGLAEDAVNAFDNAIRLGFRNADILEEKARALEEMGEYDRAEEVAEEAEELREEAEQELLE; encoded by the coding sequence ATGACTGACCGAGAGCCCGACGACCACGAGTTCTCCTCCGGACAGGGGTTCGACGACCCCTACGAGGGGTTCGACCTGGAGACCCCCGAACTGTCCGTGGACACGGACAAGGTCGACCCCGTCGACTCGCGGGTCCTCACGGACATGCTCGACGAGGACAGCGTCGCCGCCGACGAGGTCGACGCCGAGCAGCTGATCGACGTCGGCGTCTCCTACGTGCACATCAACCGCCACGAGCAGGCCGCGGACACCTTCGAGCGGGCCGCCCGCTTCACCGACGACGAGCGGCTCCAGCAGGAGGCCTGGACCAACAAGGGCGCGGCCCACGCCGAGATGGAGGAGTGGGACGCCGCCGTCGGCGCGTACAAGGAGGCGCTGAACGTCGCCGAGGAGTCCGACCACGCCGCCACGGCCGAGACGAACCTCGCCTACGCCCTCTGGGAGTCCGGCCGCACGGAGCAGGCCCTGGAGCACGCCGAGCGGGCCGTCGAGATCGACCCCCGGTTCGCCGAGGGCTGGTACAACCGCGGGTTCTTCCTGCTTGAGCGCGGCCTGGCCGAGGACGCCGTCAACGCCTTCGACAACGCCATCCGCCTGGGCTTCCGGAACGCGGACATCTTAGAGGAGAAGGCCCGCGCCCTGGAGGAGATGGGCGAGTACGACCGCGCCGAGGAGGTCGCCGAGGAGGCCGAGGAGCTGCGCGAGGAGGCCGAGCAAGAGCTGCTGGAATGA
- a CDS encoding DUF4242 domain-containing protein: protein MSDQDTEDFMILRALDEPITEEELQAAGEESGEALKALREDGVDIEWVESEVLTDEDGQVTGTFCHYRAEDEDAIREHADRAGLPATRIDRRGEPLDGE, encoded by the coding sequence ATGTCAGACCAGGACACGGAAGACTTCATGATCCTCCGAGCGCTGGACGAGCCGATCACCGAGGAGGAACTACAGGCGGCGGGCGAGGAGTCCGGAGAGGCCCTGAAAGCGCTCCGCGAGGACGGAGTCGACATCGAGTGGGTCGAGTCGGAGGTGCTCACGGACGAGGACGGGCAAGTGACGGGGACGTTCTGTCACTACCGGGCCGAGGACGAGGACGCGATCCGGGAACACGCCGATCGGGCCGGCCTCCCCGCCACTCGCATCGATCGTCGCGGGGAACCGCTCGACGGTGAGTGA
- a CDS encoding CNNM domain-containing protein produces the protein MNALELALRLVAGVGLILANAFFVAIEFALTRARQYTEDEFVGDADGALRRAWEMTHDLELYLTTCQVGITASSIAVGIVAEPALAAIFEPLFANTVLASIGSGGILAFLLINLVHLTHGEQTPTYLGVERSRTVCRYGATPLYWFHRLISPVITLGDAVAKWTLRLMGVEMTGAWLETEEDVIESRADLRNRVGSVLEEGDVSEERREEVLNALAVGEQPVREVMLPADEIVALSTAVDPEENFRRMAENPHTRYPLIGEKLTEFEGIVYTPILGRQREALAEGDVDFEALAAPPMTLSPDVDVSDAVDQFQAENQELALVIEDGAVVGMVTVTDMLEAIMGDLEDPIDQGDVAPAGEY, from the coding sequence ATGAACGCCCTGGAGCTGGCGCTGCGACTCGTGGCGGGCGTGGGGCTCATCCTGGCCAACGCCTTCTTCGTGGCCATCGAGTTCGCACTGACTCGCGCACGCCAGTACACCGAGGACGAGTTCGTCGGCGACGCCGACGGCGCGCTCCGCCGCGCCTGGGAGATGACCCACGACCTGGAGCTGTATCTCACCACCTGCCAGGTGGGGATCACCGCCTCCAGCATCGCCGTCGGGATCGTGGCCGAGCCGGCGCTGGCGGCCATCTTCGAGCCGCTCTTCGCGAACACGGTGCTGGCCTCGATCGGCTCCGGCGGCATCCTCGCCTTCCTGCTGATCAACCTCGTCCACCTGACCCACGGCGAGCAGACGCCGACGTACCTCGGCGTCGAGCGCTCCCGGACGGTGTGCCGGTACGGCGCGACGCCGCTGTACTGGTTCCACAGGCTGATCTCGCCCGTCATCACGCTGGGCGACGCCGTCGCCAAGTGGACGCTGCGACTGATGGGCGTCGAGATGACGGGCGCGTGGCTGGAGACCGAGGAGGACGTCATCGAGTCCCGCGCCGACCTCCGGAACCGGGTCGGGTCGGTCCTCGAGGAGGGCGACGTCTCCGAGGAGCGCCGCGAGGAGGTGCTGAACGCGCTGGCCGTCGGCGAACAGCCCGTCCGCGAGGTGATGCTCCCGGCCGACGAGATCGTCGCCCTCTCGACGGCGGTCGATCCGGAGGAGAACTTCCGGCGGATGGCCGAGAACCCCCACACGCGGTACCCGCTGATCGGCGAGAAACTGACCGAGTTCGAGGGCATCGTCTACACGCCAATCCTGGGCCGCCAGCGGGAGGCGCTGGCCGAGGGCGACGTCGACTTCGAGGCGCTCGCCGCGCCGCCGATGACCCTCTCGCCCGACGTCGACGTCAGCGACGCTGTCGACCAGTTCCAGGCGGAGAACCAGGAGCTGGCGCTGGTCATCGAGGACGGCGCGGTCGTCGGCATGGTGACCGTGACGGACATGCTCGAGGCCATCATGGGCGATCTCGAGGATCCGATCGACCAGGGGGATGTCGCGCCCGCTGGCGAGTACTGA
- a CDS encoding aminotransferase class V-fold PLP-dependent enzyme gives MEQSERDGLDVERIREDFPILQREFRGEQVAYLDNAATSQTPDQVVDAIAHYYRHTNANVHRGLHHLSQEASVAYEEAHDRVAEFIGAEGREEVVFGKNTTEAINTVAYAWGLAELGPGDEVVLTEMDHHATLVTWQQIAKKTGADVKFARVDDEGYLDLDHLRELVTDDTELVGVPHVSNTLGTIAPVEEIGEIAHDHGALYFVDGAQSVPHMPVDVQAMDADFFAFSGHKMCGPTGIGVLYGKEHLLEEMQPYLYGGMMIEKVTFEDSTWHELPWKFEAGTPPIAQGIALAEACDYLDDIGMERVQRHGERLAEYAHDRLSEFDDITILGPPADDRAALVSFNLDDVHAHDASEILNDYAVAVRAGDHCTQPLHDKLGVPASTRASFYVYNTKEEVDKLVAALDDARQLFA, from the coding sequence ATGGAGCAGAGCGAACGAGACGGGCTAGACGTGGAGCGCATACGGGAGGACTTCCCGATCCTCCAGCGGGAGTTCCGGGGCGAGCAGGTGGCGTACCTCGACAACGCGGCGACGAGCCAGACGCCCGACCAGGTCGTCGACGCCATCGCTCACTACTACCGGCACACGAACGCCAACGTCCACCGCGGCCTCCACCACCTCAGCCAGGAGGCCTCCGTCGCCTACGAGGAGGCCCACGACCGCGTCGCCGAGTTCATCGGCGCCGAGGGCCGCGAGGAGGTCGTCTTCGGCAAGAACACCACAGAAGCGATCAACACCGTCGCGTACGCCTGGGGACTGGCCGAACTGGGCCCCGGCGACGAGGTCGTCCTGACGGAGATGGACCACCACGCCACGCTCGTGACGTGGCAGCAGATCGCGAAGAAGACCGGCGCCGACGTGAAGTTCGCCCGCGTCGACGACGAGGGCTACCTCGATCTGGACCACCTCCGGGAGCTGGTCACCGACGACACCGAACTGGTGGGGGTCCCCCACGTCTCGAACACGCTCGGAACCATCGCGCCCGTCGAGGAGATCGGCGAGATCGCCCACGACCACGGCGCGCTGTACTTCGTGGACGGCGCCCAGTCGGTGCCGCACATGCCCGTCGACGTCCAGGCGATGGACGCCGACTTCTTCGCCTTCTCCGGGCACAAGATGTGCGGCCCGACCGGCATCGGCGTCCTCTACGGCAAGGAGCACCTGCTGGAAGAGATGCAGCCGTACCTCTACGGCGGCATGATGATCGAGAAGGTCACCTTCGAGGACTCCACCTGGCACGAACTGCCCTGGAAGTTCGAAGCCGGCACGCCACCGATCGCCCAGGGCATCGCGCTGGCGGAGGCCTGCGACTACCTCGACGACATCGGCATGGAGCGGGTCCAGCGCCACGGCGAGCGCCTCGCCGAGTACGCCCACGACAGGCTCTCGGAGTTCGACGACATCACCATCCTCGGTCCGCCGGCCGACGACCGCGCCGCGCTGGTCTCCTTCAACCTCGACGACGTCCACGCCCACGACGCCTCCGAGATCCTCAACGACTACGCCGTCGCCGTCCGCGCCGGCGACCACTGCACCCAGCCGCTGCACGACAAGCTCGGCGTCCCCGCCTCTACCCGCGCCTCGTTCTACGTCTACAACACGAAAGAGGAAGTCGACAAGCTCGTCGCCGCCCTCGACGACGCACGGCAGCTGTTCGCGTAG
- the sufU gene encoding Fe-S cluster assembly sulfur transfer protein SufU has translation MGIGGSDMYRQQILDHYKNPRNSGELEDPTFTHIGENPMCGDEIEMDVRLDDDEETIERVAFRGDGCAISQASASMLSEKLHGMRVDELEEMDRDDVVDMLGVDISPMRIKCAVLAEKVAQDGAEIYFGEKNLDRTTTEDDDEETPDDA, from the coding sequence ATGGGCATCGGCGGCTCCGACATGTACCGGCAGCAGATTCTCGACCACTACAAGAACCCGCGCAACTCCGGCGAGCTCGAGGACCCCACGTTCACGCACATCGGGGAGAACCCCATGTGCGGCGACGAGATCGAGATGGACGTCCGCCTCGACGACGACGAGGAGACCATCGAGAGAGTGGCCTTCCGCGGCGACGGCTGCGCCATCTCGCAGGCCTCCGCCTCCATGCTCTCCGAGAAGCTCCACGGCATGCGCGTCGACGAGCTCGAGGAGATGGACCGCGACGACGTCGTCGACATGCTCGGCGTCGACATCTCCCCCATGCGGATCAAGTGCGCGGTACTGGCCGAGAAAGTGGCACAGGACGGCGCGGAGATCTACTTCGGCGAGAAGAACCTCGATCGGACGACGACCGAGGACGACGACGAAGAGACGCCCGACGACGCGTAG
- the rpl18a gene encoding 50S ribosomal protein L18Ae gives MTEYTVTGSFEAREGWQAFETGVDAPNEDVAEERTYAEFGSQHNLKRTQIEVEEVEA, from the coding sequence ATGACCGAGTATACTGTGACGGGTTCGTTCGAGGCTCGAGAGGGCTGGCAGGCATTCGAGACCGGCGTCGACGCACCGAACGAGGACGTCGCCGAGGAGCGCACCTACGCCGAGTTCGGCTCCCAGCACAACCTCAAGCGCACGCAGATCGAAGTCGAGGAGGTGGAAGCATGA
- the thpR gene encoding RNA 2',3'-cyclic phosphodiesterase, protein MGKRLFVSVDLDGLVDEVAAVQDLLVDASGLNVTDPGQAHVTLKFLGDTDPDRVDDLATELEAAVEQAGVDPFEARFAGLGVFPSLDYISVVWLGAEEGSEELTRLHEAIEDRMTAMGFDPEDHDFTPHATLARMEHAGGKELVQEVVRERHPEVGTLRVEEIRLTESVLRSDGPEYTTLERIPIDG, encoded by the coding sequence ATGGGCAAGCGACTGTTCGTCAGCGTCGACCTCGACGGGCTCGTCGACGAGGTGGCCGCGGTGCAGGACCTGCTGGTCGACGCGTCGGGGCTGAACGTCACCGATCCCGGGCAGGCCCACGTGACGCTGAAGTTCCTCGGGGACACCGATCCCGACCGCGTCGACGACCTCGCGACGGAACTTGAGGCGGCGGTCGAGCAGGCCGGCGTCGACCCCTTCGAGGCCCGCTTCGCCGGGCTGGGGGTGTTCCCGAGCCTGGACTACATCAGCGTCGTGTGGCTCGGCGCCGAGGAGGGCAGCGAGGAACTGACGCGCCTCCACGAGGCCATCGAGGACCGGATGACGGCGATGGGCTTCGATCCGGAGGACCACGACTTCACGCCCCACGCCACCCTCGCCCGGATGGAGCACGCCGGCGGCAAGGAACTGGTCCAGGAGGTCGTCCGTGAGCGCCATCCCGAGGTCGGGACGCTTCGGGTCGAGGAGATTCGGCTGACCGAGAGCGTGCTGCGGAGCGACGGGCCCGAGTACACGACGCTGGAGCGGATCCCGATCGACGGCTGA